From a single Pieris rapae chromosome 17, ilPieRapa1.1, whole genome shotgun sequence genomic region:
- the LOC123689931 gene encoding craniofacial development protein 2-like: protein MYEGFIGLTERVAMLNLILHEFKISIIQVYAPTESAKEEEIEEFDKTIEKAMEITHKNIILMGDFNAKVGAPKEGEYLIVHQHGDGERNDRGQRLVDYALEHNLTIINTCFKKNRSRRWTWRSPNGQHKNEIDYILSNQPKLFNNFEVLNLNYPSDHRLIRSTLKIAKQKQSKTETNGHLWASLEEAFTQ from the coding sequence ATGTATGAAGGTTTTATCGGCCTAACAGAACGAGTGGCAAtgctaaatttaatacttcacGAATTTAAGATATCCATTATACAGGTATATGCACCCACCGAATCcgcaaaagaagaagaaatagagGAATTTGATAAAACTATCGAAAAAGCTATGGAAATAACACATAAGAACATTATACTAATGGGCGACTTTAATGCGAAGGTAGGGGCTCCTAAAGAAGGTGAATACTTAATAGTGCATCAACATGGGGACGGTGAAAGAAACGATAGAGGACAGAGACTTGTCGACTACGCACTTGAACACAATTTAACTATCATCAATACATGCTTCAAGAAAAACCGTAGCCGGAGATGGACGTGGCGATCCCCAAATGGACAACACAAAAATGAGATCGACTATATACTATCGAACCAACCAAAACTATTCAATAACTTTGAAGTCCTGAATTTAAACTATCCGTCAGACCACCGATTAATTAgatcaacattaaaaatagccaaacaaaaacaaagtaagaCAGAGACAAATGGGCATCTTTGGGcatctttggaggaggccttcacccaaTAA